The sequence below is a genomic window from Pelecanus crispus isolate bPelCri1 chromosome 10, bPelCri1.pri, whole genome shotgun sequence.
GTCACCTGGCTTAATCGAAGAACAGAAGGCACATAGATATCATAGGCACAGTATAAGAACCTGAGAAGAAAAGTCTATGATCTGGATCATATTCTGAATGTATCAGTCCACTCACTGATCTTTAAGTACAGGCCCCGTCTATTTgacttttcaaaagcagagaataCTAGATAGTATCAGAATCACCAAAAAGCAGCCAGCCAGATCACCTCTGTAACTTCTTTCCGTATTCAGTGCCACCTTGAATGGGAAAAAGATGTCAAATGGGAGTTTCCAGTGCATTTGGGGCTGGCCTCGTGGAGGTTCCGGCCATTCTGTCATGTCAGTGAAGGTAACCACAGTTGTCAAAGGTACCATGCTTGTGCTTAGGAACTGTAACAAGAAGGAAAGCACAAAGAGTTTAACAAGCTTAATACAAAAGATACATCTCTCCTCGATTTGCTAATGGAGACCCACTGTAGATGACTGGCAAGCAAGATGTCTTCAGGATGGTAGGAGTTAAGTGTTCCGGATGTATTTTTTAGTGGAGTAACTGCTCTTTCCCAAAATTGATACTTAGCAGGTAAATTGAGAGCACAGGTCTCAGGAAAGATCAGTAGCTATTGTGCATCATATGTTACAGATCTCCAGAATGGAAGCAGTGACACAGGCCCTGCTAGAGTAAGCCGCCTATTCAGAGGAAAGGCATACCAGCTAGTTATAGCTAGTATAGGTAATaagaacagaagcaaagctagctttattttttataaacttATACATTTTATGTAAGATAAGATCACCTGGCCCTTTGAACAGGTGATTGCTGCCAGAAACAGGCAGGACTGCCACAAGAGGCCTTGtggaggtccctgatgactggaggcttgccaatgtgacgcccatctacaagaagggccggaaggaggacccggggaactacaggcctgtcagcctgacctcggtgccggggaagattatggagaggttcatcttgagcgaactccacaggcaagtacaggtcaaccaggggatcaggcccagccagcatgggttcacaaaaggcaggtcctgcttgaccaacctgatctccttctatgacctagtgacccgcctggtaggtgatggaaaggctgtggatgtcatctacctcgactttagcaaagcttttgacaccgtctcgcataatatcctcctcgggaagctggcagctcacggcttagacaggcatactcttcgctgggtaaagaactggttgggtggccaagcccagagagtagtgataaatggtgttaagtccagttggcggccggtcacgagcggtgttccccagggctctgttttagggccagtcttgttcaatatctttatcaatgatctggatgaggggatcgagtgcaccctcagtaagtttgcagacgacaccaaactgggtgggagtgtcgatctgctcgagggtaggatggccctacagagggacctggacagactggatcgatgggccgtggccaactgtatgaggttcaacaaggccaagtgccgggtcctgcacttgggtcacaacaaccccatgcaacgctacaggcttggggaggagtggctggaaagctgcctggccgaaaaggacctgggggtgttagtagatagccggctgaacatgagccagcagtgtgcccaggtggccaagaaggccaacagcatcctggcttgtatcaggaatgctgtggccagcaggagcagggaggtgattgtccccctgtactcggcgctggtgaggccgcacctggaatactgtgtccagttttgggcccctcactacaagaaagacattgaggtgctggagcgtgttcagaaaagggcaacaaggctggtgaagggtctggagaacaagtcttatgaggagcggctgagggaactgggattgtttagcctggagaagaggaggctgaggggtgaccttatcgctctctacaactacctgaaaggaggttgtagtgaggtgggtgttgggctcttctcccatgtagttagcgataggacgagaggaaatgggcttaagctgcgccaggggaggtttagactggaaattaggaaaaatttctttacggaaagggtggtcaggcattggaacaggctgcccagagaggtggtggagtcaccatccctggaggcgtttaaaaaacgggtagatgtggcacttcgggatatggtttagtctggcctacccttgattagtctagagtgggcttggtagtgtaggttaatggttggactggatgatcttaaaggtcttttccaacctagatgattctatgattctatgattctatgattctaagatttgATCCTTTCAATAAAATatcaataaaataaagcagggaCCCAATAcaacaattaatttatttctcacATTTTGGGATATTGCTTCATAAAGGAGACAGATTGGTAGGTCAGTTGGTAAAGATGGAACAGGGGACTGAACTTCGAAGGCCTCAGTTCAACACAATGTTGTCAGACAACTAATACACTCAGTCTTTGAGCTATGCGGAGTTCCATGGCTAGCTTGGGCTGATTTAAGACCGTGCTGCTGCCAAAGGAGCAacctccccccctgccccagcttccCAGCTCTATATGCTAACCTCAAGAGAAGGAATCTACTGGCAGCATCCCTTCTGTGCTTGTGCTGTGTTGGCTGCTTAAGCCTATCTGTGAAATCACCACCTCATTCACTTCCCTGGAAACTATTTGGAAGATTGCCTTCAGAGCAAAGTTGTGcaggaagcattcaaaaaagcTCCAAGACAGAATGCAGGAttcttaagagaaaaatactgagaCTCCTGTTGGGGAATCTTTGTGACACCTCTTGAGGcaaattaaaaacacttttgtgcttaaatataaaagaaaaatgtacagaaGAATGCATTGGGCAGAGTCCTACCACAGTACATGGTTCTACATGGAGTCTGCAAAGATGCATCACGAGCAGATTCCTTATATACACTTGCACTAGCACCAATCCTAAGAGCATCAGCATGGGGCACCTCAGCCTGGCCACGGGtccatcccccagcccagctctgctgcccaaagGTGGCCCCTGAGCTTGGGCCCCTGAGCGTTCCCATTCCAGGACTGCTACAAGACAATGCTGAGGCTGCTTCTTATCACCAAGGGAAACTGGATTCCCTTGCAAGGAGTCTGCCTCTGGCATTCCTGCTTCCAGCCAGTTTAACCTCTTCTTGCAGTTGGGCCTTCTTACTCTCCATGCCAGATCATTCCTCAGTCACAAAttaccactgctgagcagtcaCAATGAGAATTTCCCCTTCACTCCTGATGGATATAAGTTCTCCTATCAATGAGTAAACATGCAGTAGGCACAATTGCCTTAGTCAACAAGAAGCCTCAAGATGATTCTGGCTTTGTGTCTGGACCTTCAAAATCTGCCTTAAAATCAGAGAGATCAGTGGAGGAAAAACCCGTACACAACCCCTCCTCAACAGCTGGGAGAAGGCAGACACAAGCAACTTCCAGCATGCTCCTGTATAGCTCTACATCATTTAAGACTGTCTTGTATTTTCAGGAAGTCCAAATACAACTGTGACCAGATATTGTGGATGGGTGTAGAAAATGGGATGTCTTTCCTgcattctgtgttttctggtCAGTCACTAAGGCAACTGTGACACAGTGTAGTCTAAAGGAAAAGGTTTTCTCTGAAGAATGGATAGTTCTCGGATGGAGATTCTGTAAGCTAAAACTGGGAAGTGacataatgtaaaaataaagcaatataCAGCATGCATTGGTGATCTCACTGGTATGCTTACAAATGGCTGCAATTCTTAACTGCTGGGTATGGTACCAACTGGTACCTTTGCTAAAATGTCTTTACTAACAACCCTAATTTGTGGATTGCCACTGATGAGGTCGGTACTGATTTTAATGGTGTGGCTTTTTCTTACTGCTAGAAACTTGCTTTCTTATCATTTGCTTTGCAATATACCTTACAGCTCTCAAGTAGTTAGCATCAGTTGCTCAAGCAGATGAAATCTGAATCTCATAGTTCTTGACGGGCTAATCCTTACTGAGAGATATGCACCCTGAACTTTTACTAGGAATGCAAGTCTCCCTCCCCACACAGAAGTTTTGTTAATGGAGCCATGTAACAGCTCAGATTTAGAAAATATCTTTGTGGGGCAGGGCTGTCAGTTTGGCTCAGGGCAACATGTGTTTTACAAGGTGAACATTTTGCTGTCATGTTCTTTTCATGTACGTTGCAAGAAGGGAGGATGAAGAGGCATCCGCCATGAGACACATCCAAACAAGTGATGTAAAATCGCATTTAGACTGAGTCTGAAGTTCGAAGAGTAGTAACAGATCAGACAGACACTTGCCATGCTGTAACTCGCTGCCGTGGGAACGCCATGGGCAGGTGTCAGCTGCTCCCCCTAAAGCCCTTGCAGAGAAGTATAAGCCTTGAAATATATGTGCTGCCCAAAAGACTTTGTGATGTCAGGAATCCAGCCTTGCACCAAAATGGGATCCACTGACACACGCTTGAAAAAGACTACTCATTCTCCTTTGCGGACCTGTTAGCTCCAGCTTCCTGCtgacatcatagaatcacagaatagtttgggttggaagggacctttaaaggccaTGTAGTCCAATCCctctgcaataagcagggacatcatcaactagatcagggtgctcaaaGTGCTGTCCaccctgaccttgaatgtttccatcATGTAATCTTCTCTTAGACACCTGCTTTCTGGCTTACAACCTTCCCCCCTAATTGTTCAAATCTGCTGCCATCAGCATTAGCCTCTTCCTCAGCTACCTATTGGTGATTTCAGAACCCCTAGAGGAGTAGAACTATCTTCTTGCACAGATTATCAGGATGCTGTGGAGTCTGTGAACTATAAATCAACTCAAATTCCATATTAAGGCTTTAAGAGACAACTAGATAAACATGTAGTTATTGAATGTTTGTAACTACAACTTTATACCGAGCATAATTAAAAGTTTGAGTCCTTAAGTGGCAGAAGATGGTTTGGGGTTAGAAAGAAGGTACCTTTTCCAGTTGTACAACTGATTGACGACAGTACTGATAAGACCATAAAACCACCTTCCTCTATGAAGCTGTTGAATACAAACTCTTGCCATTGCAGCCAGACCACAGCTAAAGTTCAGTAAATCTCAACTCAGTAATATCAAGACCATTTGATTCCTTGGTTCTTAAATAACCTGTGAATCCCATGTAATTACCCTCTGTGTGTGAGGCAGGGGTTTTAAATTCCATACCTTCAGGGGGCGACACTGATAAAGGTACCGTGCACCCAGTATTTGAGCCTGTGGGTTGGACAGGAGGCCCACCTTAGTCCACAGTATCTGTATCTCCAGGGCCACAGGAACCATGCAATAGGAAGTGCTATTCAcagcctgaaaataaaatatacccCAAACACCTTAATATagtattttaaagattaaaaaggaCCATTAGAGTCAAAGTCTAGTATTTTGGATAGCATACATCACAGAACCTGAATCAGTCACTTCAGCACTAACCCTGTAACTTCTGATCAGGTCAGCCACCCATTTTAGAGCTATACCCATCTTGTTGTCACCTCACTTCCACACAGAATTTGTCTCAGCTCTACCACTTGGATTTTGCATTCTATTAGGCCACCCTGACAgattaataattattaaaatagaCTTTCCCTCCTCCATAAGTACTTGGATTGCAAACTTTTACCCTTATTAGCTAATATATAAATATCCCTAGAAGCTGGAAAATCAGAAAGGACAATAACAATAAAAGCATCAAATTAATAGGAAGTAACCAGGTAGCATTAGTTCTAGAAGGCTGTCAGAAAACTAGGTAATACAGCGCTGGATTCAGTATTAAACTCTTTCTGTCCATTTAAATAGCAGGAACAGGATTCAAGAGAGATtaaagctgtcatttttttttttttcttaagtatcCTAATAATATGAATCATAATAAGAATGACTGCTTACAGGCATTAAGACCCCTGAGAGTCAGTGGATCATCACACAAAGAAAGTAACTGCAGATGAACaagcttgttcttttttctcccatgcCCATGCTTCCCCAAGGCAATACagatatgaaaggaaaaatattcacagCTGGTCTTTTTGTATTCATATTACCTGCACACTGCAGCTCTGAATCAGAATGGTCATCCACTCTTCTGCCTGGGTTGAATGAGCACTGGCAGTTATAGCAAGGTTGCCTGCTATGTTAATCCCCTGAAAAGCCTTGTATAACTTCTGCTGGATGTAACTACAGTTACTTTCTTCCAGTATTGGGGATAGgctggaaatgagaaaataacagcttttgACAAAGTGATttccaggacagaaaaaaaaaatgctatcaaCATCCTTCCttcaaaacaagtattttttccacttttgtaATGAGTCAACAGAATCATTACGGAAGTATTGGTATTAAATGGATGCAGTTTCAATCCCCTCTGCAAcgagaagggagaagaaaaacatggcAGGGTAACACATGATAAGGAAAACTGACAGGTCTTTAGCCATCTTATTATATCGGTAGTTGTATACCTGCCCTGTCACCAACAAAAGAATGATCCAAATCATCAAAACAATCACTTTTTAAGGTTCCATTATAATTCACTTCTCAAATACAAACTCTACTCTTGCCCAAGACATGTTGCCAGACTACAGCCTCAAAATGTCCCAGAAGACCTTCACAATGTTCTGATTGTTCTGGAGGTCCACCATCTCTCTGATATTCAAGTCCTCTTAGGAGTATATGAAAGATCTGTGGATACCTATTGGTGAACTCTGAGAAGGACCTAGGCTCCACAGCAGTGTGAGAGAGACTATGGAAAAACGTGCTATGTGAGTCCACTCCTTCCAAATGCGTTAGGAAGGGTGACTGCAGAGCGTGTTGTTACCTGAGCTTGCAGCCTGTCCTCATATTTCTTCCAAATTGTACTGTGTGTCTGAGGAACTGCGAGCAACTTCCATCACCTTTGCTCTGTAAAATGCTCATCTGCATGTCAGACTGCATGTCAAGAAGCCAAACAAAAGCATAAATAGATTATACAGGACACCTAACTTGTATTTAACAATGCTCTCACCCCACACTCTTCCTTATCCCTATCACAGGACTACAATTCAGCCATGACCAAAAGGCCTGCTGATGGCTGTAGTGTAATACTGAGGTGTGCCCTCACAGGTAAAAGTAGAATCTGAAAAGTTCAGACAGTAGTGATAAATAAAACTTGATAGCAGAAAAAGGATACATGCTGCATGGCACCACTGTTTGCAATCAGCAGTGGTGCTCCAGTGATATAGCCAGGGTTTCCACTTCTAGGCAACATATGAGAAAGGGTCCTGGTCTACAAGgaggcaaagggaagaaagaaaggaagaggaaaacattaGCACCAATGAGATCCATTAATCTCAGAAGATCAAATTCACATTctcaaaaatgtaaatgtaaccCATTTTATGAATGACTGAATATTATGCACTACTAAAATCTCCACTATTTGTTTCCAAATCCTCTTTCTTACCTGGCAAGTTCACCTGCAGTCCAGGAGGTAAAAAACTACATGTCAGTACCCTGAAATGTGGATACTACCAGGACAGTTCTTGAATTCCTATTGCTCAGCATTTGTTTCTAAGGAAGTGAACATACCAGTCTGGGCAATTCTACAGATGATCTGCAGAACAAACCCTGCCTTGACCCCGATTCTGAGTGGCAGATTCCACTTCTAAATTGTTTTATGGGGAGAGACTCTGGGGATAACTTCAGCAAGGTTGCACTGCTCACTTATCAACCCCTGAGGTCACCACTTATCCCACTTTACATTGCCTTTATGGGACAAGGTTTATATGAACTTCAGCACACCTTAGTATTTCCCAGATTTCCACTCCTTCCAAAGTAACTCTTTTTCCCGCTGCATGGGCAAAGTTAAATAAGTACCTGGAATAAATTTAGCAACTTTGTTCACAAACACTGAACATCTCAGATACAGCACCAGCTGCAATCCTTTCCTTCACAAGACTATGCTGGTGACCCTGATCtcattctctttccttctccccccaccaaaaaaaaaccccaagccaaatcaaaacaacagcaaaaaatagtCAGATAAAAATAATCAGCCCCTTCAAACTTGTGCAGTGCAAGACTGCATGCTTGCACTGAGCATGAATTTTTCCACTAACGTGGTTTACTCGAGACCAGAGCAgtgtcccctccttccttcaaCTACCAGCTGTGTCCCAGGGTTCTGGTAGTACCATACCACAGTGATGCTGCTCTAATCTTTTCACACCTCATCTGTGCAAAACTGGGTCTCAGCCTACAGACTACAAAGTTGGTAAGAGCCCAGGGAGGGTGGGGCACTGACCCAGAAGTGCAAAGTgaagtgctgctgcagagaggatCCTGAGTTCCCAGAGATGTTGCTCACTTTGAACCGGACAGAAACACTCTGAATCCCACGTGTGCCGCTGAATTCTATCTCATAGATGACCTGAAAGTCCAATTCAGAGAAGAATCAGAGGCAGAGTCTGGTAATAGAGCAATGATTTTAAGCTAGTGTTGAGCTGCCCAAAGGAAAGAAGATTCAGATACCTCAGAAACAACATTGTTACATGTGTTGTTTTTCATGTGGGGAGCTCCAGGTGGTGCGACTGCGGTGACCTTTACCTACAGACAGTAAGCATATTAACAATTAGCAATTGTTTAAAAGGAGTGTCTTTCTTAgtcttttccactgtttttccGTCCAAGTCAGATTTACCTTCCTGCTGTAGCTGTGATCTGTGGACACATCACCCTGCTCCAGATGCCCAATTTTTTCTACGAAAACAAGCTACCTCCCTGACTCCAGCCCTATCTATGCCCAttcatttaaaagcacaaaagtTCCTtatatcccttttttttttaaataatgtcaCACTTATGTAGAAAAAATCTTGTCTCAGACACAGAACATTCCCATTCTCCCAAGTTCCCAACCCATGGGCATTACTATGAATGCCTAAGATTCCAggtatgttttgtttcagaagcagaaattattttcattggcAATAGAGACTGACCTTCATGGATGGCACAATGGTGTCATTAATTGGGAcctggggaaaacaaacaaagaacaCCAAAAATTTTCTGGCTTTGCAAGTGCCTAAAGTCATGAAACTATCACTAAGTAGAGTCTACATGTTATATTgacaaaaaattactttgtttattCCAGATGTGTAAAACTTGTCATCAATTTGTGATCAAGAAATCACTAGCATAATccacagaaagcatttttagaCCATCAGGAGACAAATTTTATTCTTGGCCCTGCTAAGGACTTGCAGAATGCAGATACTTTAAAATATCAGCATCTTTGATCCATTCCTGGAGCTCCCCCTTCTGGAATCAAGTAATTACTTCAGCTTCCATTTaaggcaaaattaaattttggcTACAGTGACAAAGCAAGCCCTGAAAACATGAGTTAAATTTGATCCATAGAAGACTCTCTGCTACAGTTATGTAGATTTAGAGTTCCAATATAAGGGTAAACGGAGTCATCGGCCTTAATAAAGTCTTAATATTTACACTGCCGTTTTATCTTGGAACACCAGAGAAACTCTAGAAGGTGAGAGGAGATATTTTCATGTTAACATTCAGTAAGACCAGCATGATGAACCCAGAACAGTAAATCggttattttgaaattattgtcAGCACAAATATGGAGAAATTGATGTGGAATTCAATCTATGAATGTAAATAAAGCTAATATTGATAACTGACCTTCAGTATGATTTTAGAGATAACATATTGTGTAAACCAAATCCTCATTCTTTACTAAGAACATGCATTGCTTGGTTGATCAAGTTGGTGGAGGAGATAGAAATACTTTGATAAACAGTCTGTTCAAAATGTGAAAGAGTTCTAGTCAAACCATTAAAACTGGGTAGTAGCAATAAAGTACCTGTTAAATGCATGAAGAATTTGCTAATAACTTGAAGTTATTGGAAAGTAGTTTGAATTGAGGGTTTATCACTGATCATGACATTTTTAACAGGATTTCCAGCAAGAAGGCCTTAACAACCGGGAGATTAGGGATGACATACCAGATGACCTTTAATTTTCCAGGTAGCTGAAGCTGCAATGGAAGGCAATGCAAAATCGAGCAAATAAGATGttgagcaaaaggaagaaatatgaCATGCACCTTCAGCACAGTGAAGTCACGGTAGTAGGAGGCAGCATCGAGGGCAGGGTCAGTAATGCAGCTCTTGCTCAAGTTGGCAAAAATCCGAGTACAGCTTGTGCTTTTACTGTCCAGGAAGCCTGAGTTAAGACATGACAACAGataaaacagaagcaaaccACCCTAAGAAATTCTTCCCCCTTTACTAACCAGCAGAATTTCCATCAACACAAAGTCCACTGGCTCCCATTTTTACTGGTTGTCTAAGCGTGCTCAGTACAGATGATGAATCAAAGTAGATTAGGATTGGATCACCAGCCTGAAAAGACAATTTGGAGAAATCACAGACAAAGTGACTGTGGAATActaaggccaagtgcaaggtgaTGATATCATCAGGGGACAGAGGTAAATTTATAATTCTCCTTACTGTGCACCCAGTTTTGTCTAAAGGGTTCCCCAaacttttaaatacaagaaaactAATCAGAAACTTTTTAcacaaaaaggaatgaaaaaaattcagagataATATGGATTATaagtagaaaaataagaatCTTTCAATCTGTTCTCATTAGATCTCATTACAGACAGCTTTAGTAAAAGTGTATCTGCAAACTGATTGCTATTTCTTTCAACTCACCCGGTAAAAGGCAGAGAATGATGGCTGGACTTGTGACGGTGCTAAGAAAGAGTGTCTGCCATACTTGTgtaaaaacttcaaaaaatcAGATTCTTTGATATCCTGTGGCTGTTGGAAATAGTTCAGCTTTGCTAAaggttgaaaagaaaaaaaaaaaatctaccaatATCAAATTACTAGAAAAGACAGATCTAAGAAAAAGTCAATATTGTgccaatatttttaaaaggaacaacTTCAGTAATTATAAGCTAGATAGTGGCTTATATTAATTAATCCATAGTAACACTACTAACAGGCTAAGATGAGCTATGAATAGGATGATATCATGAGTACCAGTTTGTACTGTTTCATGGGAAACAGGTGGTAATACACAAATGTGACTTTCCAAAAAGCGTGAAAACTGCTTAAGACAACTACCTTAATCTGTGCTCTAATTTCTGTAAGATGCCCAAATTAGACACATGTGacattttaatgacaaaacaCTACCAATATGTGAGTTCACTAAAAGCAACAGTAAAGAGATTCAAAATAATTAAGGTTAGTAAAACTCAAAGTAAGTATGAATAGGGAATAGGCAtcctaaaaaaccccagactttCTATTTGCATCCCACAGCGATGCCCTCCTGACCCAGCAGTTTTCAGTATGGTTACCATGTTATAATGTATTAAATTATTACTGCTAAAACACTAACTCATAAAATGGCAAATTATTAAGGACATACTATGTAGACTCATCCTAATGGACCTGTTCGAACAGTAAACTTTTTAATACATCCAAATAAAACGTCTTACAAGGTTTGAGGACTACAGATCACACTGACAACAGGAGTCAGTGGCAGTATGCTCGATTACAGTAGTACCAAAAAGAATTCAGGTAGTCCCTAAGGtttgccaaggaaaaaaaataaaaaaaaaaaaaaaaaaagaacttaagCTCTCAATGTAATTCTGCTGCTTGAGGGCAGAGCAGATCCTCAGATGTATAGAGcagcaagcagaaataaaagctttttatatCTGAATACAGCATTAGGCAGGCAGTCAGCTAAATCTTTTAGGGAGAGAAAGGCCGAATGAGTATTAAGCTCCTACAAGGTTCACAAAAATAGGTGCACAGAGCAGCTTTCTTATTAATCACTTGAGGGTATTATCATtagcctgaaaaataaaacattggtAGTTGTGCTAGTCTcaaccatttcttttctttggaatgCAGTTCTTTATGTACTCTTGTGTTATCAAA
It includes:
- the TCTN3 gene encoding tectonic-3 isoform X2 codes for the protein MSAARGLLLALLLARLAAWGPGTPPAAAAAELAAGAAHRAAPRAEEAAERRAPAACAVRARAQSAAAGPRRGRPAAPRRRRAPHHRPAGGGFPARRLPAGACGLRHPGAADSSRLAGGSRSVSQACVEKSLMFRSNTPYPTDTVAVPGGHDLFCVQLDDCFLDSKSTSCTRIFANLSKSCITDPALDAASYYRDFTVLKVPINDTIVPSMKVKVTAVAPPGAPHMKNNTCNNVVSEVIYEIEFSGTRGIQSVSVRFKVSNISGNSGSSLQQHFTLHFWTRTLSHMLPRSGNPGYITGAPLLIANSGAMQHMSILQSKGDGSCSQFLRHTVQFGRNMRTGCKLSLSPILEESNCSYIQQKLYKAFQGINIAGNLAITASAHSTQAEEWMTILIQSCSVQAVNSTSYCMVPVALEIQILWTKVGLLSNPQAQILGARYLYQCRPLKFLSTSMVPLTTVVTFTDMTEWPEPPRGQPQMHWKLPFDIFFPFKVALNTERSYRGDLAGCFLVILILSSILCF
- the TCTN3 gene encoding tectonic-3 isoform X1, producing the protein MSAARGLLLALLLARLAAWGPGTPPAAAAAELAAGAAHRAAPRAEEAAERRAPAACAVRARAQSAAAGPRRGRPAAPRRRRAPHHRPAGGGFPARRLPAGACGLRHPGAADSSRLAGGSRSVSQACVEKSLMFRSNTPYPTDTVAVPGGHDLFCVQLDDSKLNYFQQPQDIKESDFLKFLHKYGRHSFLAPSQVQPSFSAFYRAGDPILIYFDSSSVLSTLRQPVKMGASGLCVDGNSAGFLDSKSTSCTRIFANLSKSCITDPALDAASYYRDFTVLKVPINDTIVPSMKVKVTAVAPPGAPHMKNNTCNNVVSEVIYEIEFSGTRGIQSVSVRFKVSNISGNSGSSLQQHFTLHFWTRTLSHMLPRSGNPGYITGAPLLIANSGAMQHMSILQSKGDGSCSQFLRHTVQFGRNMRTGCKLSLSPILEESNCSYIQQKLYKAFQGINIAGNLAITASAHSTQAEEWMTILIQSCSVQAVNSTSYCMVPVALEIQILWTKVGLLSNPQAQILGARYLYQCRPLKFLSTSMVPLTTVVTFTDMTEWPEPPRGQPQMHWKLPFDIFFPFKVALNTERSYRGDLAGCFLVILILSSILCF
- the TCTN3 gene encoding tectonic-3 isoform X3, yielding MTAGDPILIYFDSSSVLSTLRQPVKMGASGLCVDGNSAGFLDSKSTSCTRIFANLSKSCITDPALDAASYYRDFTVLKVPINDTIVPSMKVKVTAVAPPGAPHMKNNTCNNVVSEVIYEIEFSGTRGIQSVSVRFKVSNISGNSGSSLQQHFTLHFWTRTLSHMLPRSGNPGYITGAPLLIANSGAMQHMSILQSKGDGSCSQFLRHTVQFGRNMRTGCKLSLSPILEESNCSYIQQKLYKAFQGINIAGNLAITASAHSTQAEEWMTILIQSCSVQAVNSTSYCMVPVALEIQILWTKVGLLSNPQAQILGARYLYQCRPLKFLSTSMVPLTTVVTFTDMTEWPEPPRGQPQMHWKLPFDIFFPFKVALNTERSYRGDLAGCFLVILILSSILCF